From the Paraflavitalea soli genome, the window GATACCGGCCAGTCCACCGATCTTCGAAGAGCCGGTTTCGCCCTTGGGGCTGGCTGGCTGCTGGTTACCGGCTACTGGGGGCTTAGGAGCCACTGATTGATTATTGGCAGGCTGACCGGTCGCAGGTTGCTTAGGAGTGACGGGCTGAACATTGGCCGGTTGCTTGGGACCAGTCTCAATGATCAGTTTTGCTTCCGGTATAGTTGTCTGCTTTGGTGAGGCATCAGGTTTCTGCCCCCCGGCTTCTGTATTCTGTATGCTGGCTTCTGTATTCTGTTTGCTGGGTTCTGGATTCTTTCCCCCCCTCACCACCGGTATATTCCTGAAAGCAACCGGTTTTGCTTCTTCAACTAGTTTTTTTTTACTCAGGCCTTCGCTTCCGGAGGCCAGGTCTACTGCTTGCTGCAGGTATGCGAGTTTGATGAGCGCCAGTTCTACATGCAGCCGTTTATTACGGGCCGCTTTATAATTGATCTCCGTTTCGTTGAGGATATTCAGGGCGCTGATGAGGTAGGCGACAGATACTTGTTTGGCGGTGCTGATATAGCGGTCCTTGAAGCTTTCCACCACCTGCAGCAGGCCGGCTACTTTTTCGTCCTTACATACCAGCAGGTTGCGGATGAATTCGGCAAAGCCGTTCAATACCAGGTCCCCTTCAAAACCTTTGCGGTCAATATCATCGTACAGCAGCATGGCGCCGCCCAGGTCCTGCTGCTGCATACACTGCATCAACTTGAAATAGTAGTCGGCATCCAGTATGTTCAGGTGCTCCAGCGTATTCTGATAGCTGACCACACCATTGGTAAAACTCACAATTTTATCCATGATGCTCAGGGCATCACGCATACAACCTTCACTTTTCTGGGCTATAAGGTGCAGGGCTGATTTTTCTGCGTTGATCTCTTCTTTTTTGCAGATATCCTGCAGGTGCTCTACCGTATCATTGGGAGTGATGCGCTTGAAATCGAATATCTGGCAACGGCTGAGGATGGTAGGCAGGATCTTGTGCTTTTCGGTGGTAGCCAGGATGAAGATGGCATAAGGCGGCGGCTCTTCCAGCGTTTTCAGGAAGGCATTGAACGCCGATGAACTGAGCATGTGCACCTCATCAATGATATACACCTTGTACCGGCTGCCGGCTGATGGGGCAAAGCGCACCTGCTCTACCAGGCTGCGGATATCATCTACCGAGTTGTTGCTGGCAGCATCCAGCTCATGGATGTTCATGGAAGTGCCTTCATTAAAGGAATGGCAGGAGTGGCAGGTGTTGCAGGCTTCGCCATCTGCCCCTACGTTCTCACAATTGATGGTCTTGGCCAGGATACGGGCGCAGGTGGTTTTACCCACACCCCGGGGACCACAAAACAGGAAGGCATGCGCCAACTGCTGGTTCTTAATGGCATTTTTCAGGGTGGTGGTAATATGTCCCTGACCCACTACGGTATCAAAAGTCTGTGGTCTGTATTTTCTGGCTGAAACGATGAACTTGTCCATGTATATCCCTCTTGCGGCAAATGTAAGTAAATATGGGGGGCTTGTAAACATGTTTACAAACCCTTCAACACAGGTTCAAGGCGATGGGAAAAACTTGTGTACTAAAATCCGCCCGGGGTAGTCCTTTTAGGGGCATTATTAAATAATCTTTGAAAAAAGACGGTCAGATATTTGGAAACTTAACAGTGTTAAGTATATTTGTGCTGTTAATCTACACCTATGGGTATTTCAGAAAGAAAGGAAAAGCAGAAAACGGAGATCAGGAAGATGATCCTGGACGCATCTATGAAGCTGTTTGTGGAGCAAGGCTTTGAGAATGTTTCCATCCGTAAGATCGCCGACCTTATTGAATACAGTCCTACCACCGTATACCTCTATTTTAAGGATAAGGACGATATCCTGTTCAACCTCCATGAGCTTGGTTTTCAGAAGATGGCGGAATACAATGAAGGGATGTGGGATATTAAGAACCCGTTATTGCGCCTCCATAAGATGGGAGAGAACTATATAAAATTTGGGACCAGTCACCCGGAGTTCTATGATATCATGTTTATTATGCGGGCTCCCATGAAAACCATCGAAAATACGGTAGAATGTGAATGGAAGAGTGGTGATACCGCCTTGGGCAGGTTGAAGGAAACCGTGCAGGAGGCAATGGATAAAGGATTGATTGTTAAGGGTAATGTGGAGGCTGTGTCGATGGTGATCTGGAGTATGGTGCATGGCCTGGTATCCCTGGCGATACGTGACCGGTTCAATAAGCTGGTACCCGCCGAGGCTATATTACCCATGATGACCCAGGCCCTGAACTGGTTGCTGGAAACAATCGACCTGACCATGAAGGAATAGGTCCTTTTTTTTGCTCATATACTTAACAGTGTAAATAATCTTTACAATATAAATAGTAAGCCATGTTTTGGACACTCATCCGCACAACCGTGCTGGTGGCGGGGACCTTTTTTGCCCAGGCCACCATCGCCCAAACCACCCTGGAGGGCTATCTCAAAAAAGGGCTCGACAGCAACCTGGCCCTGCGCCAGCAGTCTTTCGATGTGCAGAAAGCGCAACTGGATCTTAAGCGCGCCCGCACTTTATTCTATCCCCAGGCCAATATCACTTCACAGTATACCCTGGCCAATGGGGGCCGTACGCAGGATATACCTATTGGCGATCTGCTCAACAACGTCTATTCTACACTGAATGAGTTGACCTCCTCCAGCAAGTTTCCCCAGGTGCCCAACCAGTCCATCGCTTTTTTGCCCAATGACTTTCACGATACGAAACTGGAAGTATCCGTGCCGGTAGTGAATATGGACATCCGCTACAACCGGCAGATGAAAGAAGAAATGATCCGTACCCGGCAGGCTGGTATGGATGTGTACAGGCGGGAACTGGTGAAAACAATTAAGCAGGCGTACTACCAGTATCTGCAGGCCGACAGATCGGTAGCGATCTATAACAATGCGGTAAGCCTGGTGCAGGAAAACCTGCGGGTAAGTGAGAAGCTGGTACAAAATGGCACGGCTACGAAAGAAGCCATACTGCGGGCCAAATCGCAGGTGAGCCAGGTGCAGGCATTGCAGATCGAAGCCACCAATAACCGGCAAAATGCAGCAGCCTATTTCAACTTCCTGCTCAACCAGCCTTTGGAAACAGCGCTCATTATTGATAGCAGCGTAGCCCAACAGTTCAACGCCACCATACCGGTAGCATTGGAAGTACCCGAGGGACGGGAAGAACTGGCGCAGCTCAGGAGCACGCAAAAAGTACTGACCACCAACCTGAAGATGAACAGATCATACCTGGTGCCTACGCTCAACGCGTTTTATAATATCGGTTTCCAGGGCTTTCAATTCAAGTTCAACAGCGATCAGTTTTACCAGCTGGGCGGCCTTCAATTCAAGTGGAACATTTTCCGGGCCAATGACAACAAGTATAAGATCCAACAGTCTCAGCTCGACCTGGATGCACTGTTCAACCAATACAAGGAAGTAGAGCAGCAATTGAGCCTGCAGGTGCGCACAGCCTATAATAATTATTATTCTTCCCTGCAAAGCTTACAGTCGCTGCGCGATGAAGTGCAAAGTGCCCAGGAAACCTATCGCCTTACCGAAAGGCGCTTCCGCGAAGGCCAGGCCCTGCAACTGGAATTGATCGATATACGCTCACAATTAACCAATGCACAGATCAGGCATTCGCTGGCCCAGCTGGCTGTATTAACAAGGGCTGCTGAAGTAGAGCGTGCCACTGCCTCCTATAAATTCTAAAACACTAAAAAAATCTACGGATGAAAAAGATATGGTATTCATTCCGCTTCCTGATCATTACGATCGCTGCTTTTGCTGTGGCCCGCTGTAACCAAAAGACGGAAGCCAAAACCGCTGCTGCTGTTAGTGACAATGCTATTGCTGTAAAGCTTCAACCGGTAACTGATACCAGCTTTGCGCCGGTGTTGCGGTATTCCGGCACCATTGCTTCTACTACAGAGGCAACGCTGTCTTTCAAAACCGGGGGTATTATTTCAAGGATCTATGTAAAAGAAGGAGATCATGTGGTGAAAGGTCAGCTGCTGGCAACGCTCGATCTTACAGAGATCAATGCCCAGGTACAACAGGCGGCCCAAAGTGCGGAGAAAGCACAGCGGGATGTAACGAGAGCCAGGAATTTGTACAACGATACAGTAGCCACCTTGGAGCAATTACAGAATGCTACTACCCAGGAGCAGGTAGCCAGTGAAGGACTGCGTATTGCACGCTTCAACCAGCAGTATGCGCAGATAAGAGCTACCGAGAATGGCACTATTGTCAAAAAGATCATGAATGAAGGAGAAATGGCTGCTTCCGGCTCACCGGTATTTTTTGTGAATGGCAATGCGGGCAGTGACTGGGTAATGCGGTTTGGTGTATCAGATAAAGATTGGGCAGTGCTGCGGAAAGGCAATAAAGGAGTGGTATCGCTGGATGCCTATCCGGGGAAGGAATTCAATGGTCTCGTAACACAAATAGCCGAAGGATCGGATGCTGCCAATGGCACCTACGAAATAGAAGTAAAGGTACTGCCCGACGGTGTGCGCTTTGCTACGGGGCTGTTTGCAACGGTTCAGTTGCAGCCTTCAGCCCTGCAGCAGGTAACGCTGGTCCCCATTGAGGCTTTGGCAGAAGCAGATGGTAAAACGGGGTTTGTTTATACAGTCAACAGTGATCAGAGAACAGTGCAGCGCCATGCGGTGACCATCGCTTTTCTCGAAAAGAACAAAGCGGCTATAGTGCGTGGACTCGACGGCGTGCAGCAGGTGATCACGGATGGGGTAGGGTACCTGACAGAGAAATCTATCGTGAAGGTGGTAAAGTGAATGGTCACTACCCACTCCTAAGTAATCAAACTCTAATAATCGAATCATGAAAATAACTGACTTCTCAGTCAAGAACTACCAATTCACGCTCATCATTTTTGTGATGATGATCGCCATTGGACTTAATTCCTTGTTCAATATGCCGCGTGGGGAGGACCCCGATCTGGAAGCGCCCCAGTTCTCGGCCATTATCATTTATCCGGGTACCAGTCCGCAGGATATGGAAGAGCTGGTAGTAGACCCCATCGAAAAGAAATTGAATGAGCTGGATGATGTAAAGAAACTCGTTACCCGTATTGACGATGGGCTGGCCGTGGTACGCATCGAGTTTAAATATGAAACAGACCCGGAAAGAAAATACCAGGATGTGGTGCGGGAGCTGGATGGCCTGCGGGCAAAATTGCCACAGGATATATTAAGTATGGAGGTGCAGAAGTTCACCCCCTCGGATGTAAACATTATCCAGGTAGCGCTGATGAGTGAGACAGCCCCTTATAAGGACCTGGAAGAATGGAGTAAGAAACTAAAAGAAAGACTGGAGAAAGTAAAGTCGTTGAAGAACGTAGAGAACCAGGCCTTCCCGCAACAGCAGGTAAGGGTATCCCTGCACCTGGAAAAGCTGGCGCAAAATAAGATACCGCTCAACAAGGTACTGGGCGCCATTCAAAGTGAGAATGTAAATATTCCCGGTGGCAGTATTGAAATGGGAAGTAAAAAATTCAACGTAAAGACGAGTGGTAATTATAAATCAGTAGAAGAAATAAAGAATACGATCGTTAGCAGCGCCAACGGTAAGCTGGTCTATGTAAGGGATATTGCAGAGGTGGCATTTGATTATGAAGAGCAGAGTTATATGGCCCGGCTCAATGGCAAGCGCGGTGTATTTGTGGTAGCCAGCCGGAAAATGGGTACTAATATCTTTGCCGTGGAAGAACAGGTGAAGCCCATACTGGAGCAGTTTCAGAAAGAACTGCCCAAGAGTATTGGCTATGAACAAAGCTTCGACAATGCCGAGAGTGTGCGCACCAGGCTGGGGGGCTTTACCCGCGATTTTGGGATCGCCATTTTCCTGGTACTGCTTACCTTACTGCCATTGGGATTTCGCGCCTCCATCGTAGTGATGATCTCTATCCCCTTGTCGCTGGCCAT encodes:
- a CDS encoding DNA polymerase III subunit gamma/tau; protein product: MDKFIVSARKYRPQTFDTVVGQGHITTTLKNAIKNQQLAHAFLFCGPRGVGKTTCARILAKTINCENVGADGEACNTCHSCHSFNEGTSMNIHELDAASNNSVDDIRSLVEQVRFAPSAGSRYKVYIIDEVHMLSSSAFNAFLKTLEEPPPYAIFILATTEKHKILPTILSRCQIFDFKRITPNDTVEHLQDICKKEEINAEKSALHLIAQKSEGCMRDALSIMDKIVSFTNGVVSYQNTLEHLNILDADYYFKLMQCMQQQDLGGAMLLYDDIDRKGFEGDLVLNGFAEFIRNLLVCKDEKVAGLLQVVESFKDRYISTAKQVSVAYLISALNILNETEINYKAARNKRLHVELALIKLAYLQQAVDLASGSEGLSKKKLVEEAKPVAFRNIPVVRGGKNPEPSKQNTEASIQNTEAGGQKPDASPKQTTIPEAKLIIETGPKQPANVQPVTPKQPATGQPANNQSVAPKPPVAGNQQPASPKGETGSSKIGGLAGIRQQYVGKVMESAGPPIPLSDSKLQEHWQQFAQQLKDAKNPANQSFLMATLVIMDDQTFEVQTNNNLEQKFIEGERRVLSEFLQQAFNNRQLLFTIVVNENAIIAAEPVEKPVSLRDKYLEIVTQYPLVKELRDRLKLEVDN
- a CDS encoding TetR/AcrR family transcriptional regulator produces the protein MGISERKEKQKTEIRKMILDASMKLFVEQGFENVSIRKIADLIEYSPTTVYLYFKDKDDILFNLHELGFQKMAEYNEGMWDIKNPLLRLHKMGENYIKFGTSHPEFYDIMFIMRAPMKTIENTVECEWKSGDTALGRLKETVQEAMDKGLIVKGNVEAVSMVIWSMVHGLVSLAIRDRFNKLVPAEAILPMMTQALNWLLETIDLTMKE
- a CDS encoding TolC family protein; protein product: MFWTLIRTTVLVAGTFFAQATIAQTTLEGYLKKGLDSNLALRQQSFDVQKAQLDLKRARTLFYPQANITSQYTLANGGRTQDIPIGDLLNNVYSTLNELTSSSKFPQVPNQSIAFLPNDFHDTKLEVSVPVVNMDIRYNRQMKEEMIRTRQAGMDVYRRELVKTIKQAYYQYLQADRSVAIYNNAVSLVQENLRVSEKLVQNGTATKEAILRAKSQVSQVQALQIEATNNRQNAAAYFNFLLNQPLETALIIDSSVAQQFNATIPVALEVPEGREELAQLRSTQKVLTTNLKMNRSYLVPTLNAFYNIGFQGFQFKFNSDQFYQLGGLQFKWNIFRANDNKYKIQQSQLDLDALFNQYKEVEQQLSLQVRTAYNNYYSSLQSLQSLRDEVQSAQETYRLTERRFREGQALQLELIDIRSQLTNAQIRHSLAQLAVLTRAAEVERATASYKF
- a CDS encoding efflux RND transporter periplasmic adaptor subunit, which produces MKKIWYSFRFLIITIAAFAVARCNQKTEAKTAAAVSDNAIAVKLQPVTDTSFAPVLRYSGTIASTTEATLSFKTGGIISRIYVKEGDHVVKGQLLATLDLTEINAQVQQAAQSAEKAQRDVTRARNLYNDTVATLEQLQNATTQEQVASEGLRIARFNQQYAQIRATENGTIVKKIMNEGEMAASGSPVFFVNGNAGSDWVMRFGVSDKDWAVLRKGNKGVVSLDAYPGKEFNGLVTQIAEGSDAANGTYEIEVKVLPDGVRFATGLFATVQLQPSALQQVTLVPIEALAEADGKTGFVYTVNSDQRTVQRHAVTIAFLEKNKAAIVRGLDGVQQVITDGVGYLTEKSIVKVVK